A genomic stretch from Antarcticibacterium flavum includes:
- the holA gene encoding DNA polymerase III subunit delta, with product MEEALQIVKTIKQGDIKPIYFLMGEEPYYIDKIADYLEDNLLAEEEKGFNQMVLYGRDTSIDEIISNAKRYPMMAPRQVVIIKEAQDLSRTIDKLEKYAENPQETTTLVFCYKYKKLDKRKKVYKLIAKKGVMFEGKKLYENQVPDWIQKTLKSRNYQIAPKAAQMLVEFLGIELGKIDNELQKLQLIVPEGSLITPELIEENIGISKDFNNFELRKALGERDVVKAHQIVNYFSQNPKDNPMVVTVSLLYGYFSQILQYHGLGDKSKANVAKILKVNPYFVNDYVIAARNYPMKKASYAVGYLREADVKGKGVGAANVPQGDLLKELLVKIMA from the coding sequence ATGGAAGAAGCACTGCAAATTGTTAAAACGATAAAACAAGGAGATATCAAACCCATTTATTTTTTAATGGGAGAGGAACCTTATTATATAGATAAAATAGCAGATTATCTTGAGGATAACCTGCTTGCTGAAGAAGAGAAGGGTTTTAACCAAATGGTCCTGTATGGGAGGGATACCAGCATTGATGAGATCATAAGCAATGCTAAAAGATATCCTATGATGGCGCCACGGCAGGTGGTTATCATCAAGGAGGCCCAGGATCTTTCCAGGACCATTGATAAACTGGAAAAATATGCTGAAAATCCCCAGGAAACCACAACCCTTGTGTTCTGTTATAAATATAAAAAGCTGGATAAGCGCAAAAAGGTCTATAAGCTCATTGCCAAAAAAGGGGTGATGTTTGAAGGGAAGAAGTTATATGAAAACCAGGTGCCAGACTGGATCCAGAAAACATTAAAATCCCGGAATTACCAAATAGCTCCCAAAGCGGCCCAAATGCTGGTGGAATTCCTGGGAATAGAACTTGGCAAGATCGATAATGAATTACAAAAGTTGCAACTCATAGTTCCTGAAGGATCCCTCATCACCCCCGAACTTATTGAGGAAAATATAGGGATCTCCAAAGATTTCAATAATTTTGAGCTCAGGAAAGCCCTGGGTGAAAGGGATGTAGTGAAGGCTCACCAAATCGTCAACTATTTTTCCCAGAACCCAAAGGATAATCCAATGGTGGTAACCGTCTCCCTGTTATATGGATATTTTTCCCAGATACTGCAATACCATGGGCTGGGGGATAAATCAAAGGCCAATGTTGCAAAAATACTGAAGGTAAACCCTTATTTCGTAAATGATTATGTAATTGCCGCGCGTAATTATCCAATGAAAAAAGCGAGTTATGCTGTTGGGTATTTACGGGAAGCCGATGTGAAGGGTAAAGGCGTTGGGGCCGCGAATGTTCCACAGGGAGATCTTTTAAAAGAACTTCTGGTAAAAATTATGGCTTAA
- the menA gene encoding 1,4-dihydroxy-2-naphthoate octaprenyltransferase: protein MVNIGSWVSAARLRTLPLSISGIIVGTTIAAQQGYFNIAVFSLALGTTLGLQILSNFANDYGDGVKGTDNEDRVGPARALQSGLISRREMKQGIVITALVTLILALLLIYTAFGGENFLYAIIFFLLGLGAIAAAIKYTVGNNAYGYRGMGDIFVFLFFGLVAVFGSYFLYAMQLDWKVFLPAAAIGFLSAGVLNLNNMRDRASDQKAGKNTLVVLLGEENAKNYHYALIIAAVLFMVIYSVLTAAEWNDILYVIAFIPLFLHLKRVVQNENPMLLDPELKILALTTFLLSVLFAAGLFF, encoded by the coding sequence ATGGTAAATATAGGCTCCTGGGTAAGTGCAGCCCGTTTAAGGACACTCCCTTTATCCATATCTGGTATCATAGTAGGGACTACTATAGCGGCACAGCAGGGTTATTTTAATATTGCGGTTTTTAGTCTGGCTCTGGGTACCACCCTTGGATTACAAATACTTTCAAATTTTGCCAATGATTATGGAGATGGGGTAAAGGGTACAGATAATGAAGACCGGGTTGGACCAGCCAGGGCCTTGCAAAGCGGACTAATAAGCCGCAGAGAAATGAAGCAGGGGATCGTTATTACTGCATTGGTCACTCTCATACTTGCTTTGTTACTTATCTACACAGCTTTTGGCGGTGAGAATTTTTTATATGCGATCATCTTCTTTTTATTAGGGCTTGGTGCTATAGCTGCAGCTATTAAATATACTGTTGGGAACAATGCGTATGGGTACAGAGGAATGGGGGATATTTTTGTCTTTCTTTTCTTTGGGCTTGTTGCGGTTTTTGGATCCTATTTTTTATATGCGATGCAGCTGGACTGGAAGGTGTTCCTGCCTGCAGCCGCGATTGGTTTTCTAAGTGCAGGGGTACTTAACCTTAATAATATGAGGGACAGGGCCAGTGATCAAAAGGCAGGAAAGAATACCCTGGTGGTTCTACTCGGGGAGGAAAATGCAAAGAATTATCATTACGCCCTTATTATTGCTGCGGTCTTGTTTATGGTAATATACTCTGTACTTACGGCCGCAGAGTGGAATGATATCTTATATGTAATAGCGTTTATTCCGCTTTTTTTACATTTGAAAAGAGTAGTGCAAAATGAAAACCCTATGTTGCTGGATCCTGAGCTAAAAATTCTTGCTCTCACGACTTTCTTACTTTCGGTTTTGTTTGCGGCAGGATTATTCTTCTAG